The DNA window GCCGCTGTGCCCTTGACTGTGAGGTTCTCGATGCCATTGTAAGTAATCAACGGGCTGGCCGTACGGCTGACCGTCGTGCCGTTGATCCCAATTATCTCCGGGCCGGCCGCCGTCGATTGACTGGTTAAACTGTCGGTGCCGATCAAGCCACTGTCGCTGACGGAAAGCGATCCCCCGAGCAGGTTCTGCGTGATGCTGTAAGTGTCCCCCCCTCCCAGGCCATCCAGCGTGGTCGTCCCGCTGGGGCTGCCCGTGACCGTAAATGTGTCGGCCGCCGCCGTGCCCTGGACGCTGAGGTTCTCGATGCCGCTATAAGTAATCAACGGGCTGGCCGTCCGGCTGACGGTCGTGCTAGTGACACCAATCATCTCCGGTCCGAGGGCCGTTGTCTGACTGCTGAGCGTATCCGTCCCGCTGGCGCCGCTGTCGCTCACTGAGAGTGCGCCACCCAGCAAGTTCTGCGCAATCGTATAACTGTCGCCGCCCTCCAGGCCGTCCAGCGTGGTTGTGCCGCTAGGGCTGCCGATGACGGTGAACGTGTCGGCCGTCGCCGTGCCGCTGACGCTGAGGTTCTCGATGCCGCTGTAAGTGATCAGCGAACTAGCCGTGCGGCTGACGGTGCTGGAAGTCACACCAATTGCCTCCGGACCGGCCGCGGTCGATTGACTCGTTAAACTGTCCGTGCCACTGGCGCCGCTGTCGCTGACGGTTAATGGTCCATCCAGCAGGTTCTGCGTGATGGTGTAAGTGTCGCCCCCTTCCAGGCCGTCCAGCGTGGTCGTGCCGCTGGGGCTTCCCGTAACTGTGAACGTATCGGCCGCCGCTGTACCGCTGACGGACAAGTCTTCCACTCCGCTGTAACTTACGGTTGGCCCTGAACTGCGCGTCACGCTTGATGCTGAAATGCCGATGGTCTCAGGCCCAGCGCCCGAGCTGGTCAGTTGCAGCGTATCGTTTCCAATCAATCCCGTGTCGGCAACACTCACCACTGCAGCGGCAGGCAAAATACTTTGGTCGATTAGGTACAGGTCGTTGCCTTCACCGCCGTCCAAGTTCACCGTGGCCAGCATGGAATAATCGGACTGGTTCACGCCGGTCAGGTCGATCGTGTTATCGAAATCGCCCGTCCCCGTCACGACAATCGAATTGACGTCGGCCGCCTGTGCTACGCCGGTATCGGGATTGAATCCGCCGATTCCGTTGATCGTCAACTGCACGTTCCCGCCGACCGCCGAGATGGCAACGTTATCGGCATCGGTCAGATTGATCGTTAATGCACCGGCAAAAAAACTAGAGGTCACGCTGAGCACGCGGCGGCTTTCCAATCGCTCGATCGCGCGCTGCCATCGTCGAGCAGAGGCGCTCCGCGAGCGCCTGGTCCGGCGGGCGCGCAGCGGCCCGAAATTCAGGAGTGCCCAGTCAGACCATATCGACATGCCGGCAGTCTCCACCGCCCGCGGGCAGGCTCATCGCCCCACGAGCCATGCCCTTCTGACGCGGCCCAAAAACCCTGCGCGTCGGAGGTCGAAAATCATCCTCCGCCGAGGCGTCAGCCGCGAGCCAAACATTCGGGAAGAAACCGCCGGGATGCCAAACTCGCTGGGTGCCGACCATAAGGCGGATTGTAAAGCCTATTCGCTTGAGCCTAATCGCCCGTTTCGGGCAATGCAAGATTGCGGATGGCGAAGCATGTAGCGGCTGGGCAAGGAAGACGGCTGGAGAATTCCAGAAAAGCCGAGGTTTTCGCCAGAATTACAGGGCGGCTCGACGGCCACATCCATAGGGTCTGCAGGCTGCAAACTTCCTAATTTTGCGACTTCCAGCGCGGCCCGGAAAACGGAGCTCCGCAGTCGCGGTTGGGTGATGGCGCGGGCCGGTTGACGTTAAGAGGGATCACTGGCGACCACCACCGGTTCTTCTCGCAAGGCGTCCAAGCGGCCGGCCATGAGATTGGCCACCGGGCGAGTGAGCGGGTGCCGATCGCAAGCAATGCGGATGATGGAGGTAATGGGAACCGCCAAAAAGGCGCCCACCACCCCCCAGAGCATGCCCCAGAAAATCAAGGCCACCAAGATTGCCACCGGATGCAACCGCATGTGACTGCCCATCAGCTTGGGCTGGAAAAAATTCCCGATGACAAACTGAATCGCCGCAGGAATGCAGATGGCCAAAAACTTTTCTAACCCGCTCAATTTTCCTGTCAAAAGGACAATGGGGATCGGCAGAATAATGGAAATAAAGGAACCGACGTTCGGAATGAAATTCAAGAGAAACGTCAGCAATCCAAACACCGCGGCGGCTTGCACTCCGAACAGCCAGAGCACGAAGCCGACCAGAATGCCCGTCACGCCGGAGAGCGTGGTCATGGTGAGAATGTAACTGCGAATACGCCCCTCCATTTCGCCCCAGGCGCCGCCGATTGGGCGATCGCGCTTGACGCTGCTCATGAGCAGGAAAAAGAGGAAGATCAGCACTAAGCCACTTTTGGAAAGCACGGCCGCCAAAGCCAGGGGCACACCCGACAGCACGCCCTCGACTCCGCTTTGCAGGAACTGTCCAATCGTGGAGAGGAAGTCGCTTTCTTCGATGCCGAACCGCTCCAAGGGGAGCGAGGCGGCTAAACCCTTCATCATGGAGTCCAATTGGTTTTGATACTGTTTGAGATTTTGTTCATTGGTGAATTGTTCTCCGGCGTTGTAGACCAGCACGCCTGTCGCCAAGAGCACCAGCACGGCCAACAGCAAGGCGACACATACGGCGATGGTGCGCGGCAGGCGGCAGCGGACTTCGAGCACATCGACCAGCGGCATAAAAGCAACCGCCAGGAAAACCGCCATCACAAACGGAATCAGGACCGGCTGCAACCACCACAGCGCAAAACCGACGGCCACCACCGTGAGCAAGCAAAGGCACAGGGTATGAACGCGTAATTCAGCGCGAATCGGCGGTTCGGGTGCTGCTGGCAAAGTTTATTCTCTGGAAAGTGGAACTGGCGATGGGCAAGTGACGCCCACAACTCCCCGTTGCCTTGCCTGGGCAAGTTCCAAGAGTTTATCGCACAAGCGGCTGCCAGGGCTAGCAGAATTTCCGGGGAAAAACAGAGCGGATTCAAACGCGGGCAGCGGAGGGGTGCAAATCGACAGGCTAGCCGCCGGCCGCGGCAGGAGCAGCGGCGCCTTCGGCCGGAGCGGTTGCAGGCTTGGCGGCGTCTTTTTTCGGCGCCTCGACCTTTGGAGCCATATTCAGATACGGTTGTTCAAGCCCGGTCTCGTGCAAGCATTGAATCAAACCTTCGTCGGTGTACAGGACCACTCGATCCGTTTGATCGTTCACCAACGTCTTCAGGGGTTGCGGCAAACTGAACGTATCAATGCGGGCTCCGGTCTTGGCGTCCAAGATGGCGACGCGCCCGTATTGATCGCGCGCGTACACCCGTTCCGGGCTGAC is part of the Pirellulales bacterium genome and encodes:
- a CDS encoding AI-2E family transporter; translation: MPAAPEPPIRAELRVHTLCLCLLTVVAVGFALWWLQPVLIPFVMAVFLAVAFMPLVDVLEVRCRLPRTIAVCVALLLAVLVLLATGVLVYNAGEQFTNEQNLKQYQNQLDSMMKGLAASLPLERFGIEESDFLSTIGQFLQSGVEGVLSGVPLALAAVLSKSGLVLIFLFFLLMSSVKRDRPIGGAWGEMEGRIRSYILTMTTLSGVTGILVGFVLWLFGVQAAAVFGLLTFLLNFIPNVGSFISIILPIPIVLLTGKLSGLEKFLAICIPAAIQFVIGNFFQPKLMGSHMRLHPVAILVALIFWGMLWGVVGAFLAVPITSIIRIACDRHPLTRPVANLMAGRLDALREEPVVVASDPS